A single Antechinus flavipes isolate AdamAnt ecotype Samford, QLD, Australia chromosome 5, AdamAnt_v2, whole genome shotgun sequence DNA region contains:
- the ATP5MC2 gene encoding ATP synthase F(0) complex subunit C2, mitochondrial isoform X1, with translation MQERTGRGLQIRSLSSASFSSIAPHPLRMYSCAKFISTPALVRSSSQLLSRSLSAVVLRRPEIRTDENLNILATSGPLTSLVPRSGFQTSSVSRDIDTAAKFIGAGAATVGVAGSGAGIGTVFGSLIIGYARNPSLKQQLFSYAILGFALSEAMGLFCLMVAFLILFAM, from the exons ATGCAAGAAAGAACAGGACGAGGACTCCAAATCAGAAGCCTCTCAAGTGCCAG CTTCTCCAGCATTGCCCCTCACCCCCTGAGAATGTACTCCTGCGCCAAGTTCATCTCTACCCCTGCCCTT GTGAGGAGCAGCTCTCAGTTGCTGAGTAGATCATTATCTGCAGTGGTCCTAAGACGGCCAGAGATTCGGACAGATGAG AACCTCAACATTTTGGCAACATCAGGTCCCTTGACCTCACTTGTGCCCCGAAGTGGATTCCAAACCAGCAGTGTCTCAAGGGACATTGACACAGCAGCCAAGTTCATTGGGGCTGGGGCTGCCACTGTGGGGGTAGCCGGCTCTGGAGCTGGGATTGGGACTGTGTTTGGAAGTCTCATCATTGGTTATGCCAG GAATCCCTCCCTGAAGCAGCAGCTGTTCTCCTATGCCATCTTGGGCTTTGCCCTGTCTGAGGCCATGGGGCTTTTTTGCCTGATGGTGGCCTTCCTCATTCTCTTCGCCATGTGA
- the ATP5MC2 gene encoding ATP synthase F(0) complex subunit C2, mitochondrial isoform X2, which translates to MYSCAKFISTPALVRSSSQLLSRSLSAVVLRRPEIRTDENLNILATSGPLTSLVPRSGFQTSSVSRDIDTAAKFIGAGAATVGVAGSGAGIGTVFGSLIIGYARNPSLKQQLFSYAILGFALSEAMGLFCLMVAFLILFAM; encoded by the exons ATGTACTCCTGCGCCAAGTTCATCTCTACCCCTGCCCTT GTGAGGAGCAGCTCTCAGTTGCTGAGTAGATCATTATCTGCAGTGGTCCTAAGACGGCCAGAGATTCGGACAGATGAG AACCTCAACATTTTGGCAACATCAGGTCCCTTGACCTCACTTGTGCCCCGAAGTGGATTCCAAACCAGCAGTGTCTCAAGGGACATTGACACAGCAGCCAAGTTCATTGGGGCTGGGGCTGCCACTGTGGGGGTAGCCGGCTCTGGAGCTGGGATTGGGACTGTGTTTGGAAGTCTCATCATTGGTTATGCCAG GAATCCCTCCCTGAAGCAGCAGCTGTTCTCCTATGCCATCTTGGGCTTTGCCCTGTCTGAGGCCATGGGGCTTTTTTGCCTGATGGTGGCCTTCCTCATTCTCTTCGCCATGTGA